A stretch of the Mesorhizobium sp. Pch-S genome encodes the following:
- a CDS encoding protein-disulfide reductase DsbD domain-containing protein: MATSLPAAASSSAWADSEGGRIRLVTTGAPDASGQLIGALHIELKPGWKTYWRDPGASGVPPQIDVAKANNIAKAELSYPAPGRHDDGYGGWAGYDRTVALPVKFTLARPQENALIDAGVFLGICQTICIPLQAQLKVDPAEDAGNPEDAELVKAALAALPQKSSDGFGAKTLPGEKDKLLVEATAPGGTKSVDLFVAGEQGYLFGAPTRAEKDGKLLFAFPILARPGKAAQGDGLPYTLTTPSGAVEGLLPYP, from the coding sequence CCACCAGCCTGCCGGCTGCAGCTTCCTCGTCCGCCTGGGCAGACAGCGAGGGTGGGCGCATCCGGCTGGTGACCACCGGCGCCCCCGATGCCTCCGGCCAACTCATCGGGGCACTTCATATCGAATTGAAACCAGGCTGGAAGACCTACTGGCGTGACCCCGGCGCCAGCGGCGTGCCGCCACAGATCGACGTCGCCAAGGCGAACAACATCGCCAAGGCGGAACTGTCCTACCCGGCTCCCGGCCGTCACGATGATGGTTACGGCGGATGGGCGGGCTATGACCGTACGGTTGCGCTGCCGGTGAAATTCACATTGGCGAGACCCCAGGAAAACGCCCTCATCGATGCCGGCGTCTTTCTCGGCATCTGCCAGACGATCTGCATTCCGCTGCAGGCGCAGCTGAAGGTCGATCCGGCCGAAGATGCGGGCAATCCCGAAGATGCCGAACTGGTGAAAGCGGCATTGGCCGCATTGCCGCAGAAATCCAGTGATGGCTTCGGCGCGAAGACACTGCCGGGGGAGAAGGACAAGCTTCTCGTCGAGGCGACCGCACCTGGCGGAACCAAAAGTGTCGACCTCTTCGTCGCCGGCGAGCAGGGCTATCTGTTCGGCGCGCCGACGCGTGCGGAAAAGGACGGCAAGCTCCTCTTTGCATTCCCCATCCTGGCGCGTCCCGGCAAAGCTGCGCAAGGCGATGGCCTCCCCTACACGCTGACCACTCCGTCCGGAGCGGTTGAAGGTCTATTGCCCTATCCATGA
- a CDS encoding peroxiredoxin has protein sequence MTIAVGEKLPEATFKTMTDDGAKALTGAEVFAGKKVVLFGVPGAFTPTCNNNHLPGYLENRDAILSRGVDQIAVVAVNDPFVMGAWARFTGGEGKILFLADGSGDFAKAAGLDIDLSANGLGLRSKRFSMIVDNGTVTALNIEGNPGQAVDSSAAKLLEQL, from the coding sequence ATGACCATTGCCGTTGGCGAAAAGCTGCCCGAGGCCACCTTCAAGACCATGACCGACGATGGCGCCAAGGCGCTGACCGGCGCTGAGGTGTTTGCCGGCAAGAAGGTGGTGCTGTTCGGCGTTCCGGGCGCCTTCACACCGACCTGCAACAACAACCACCTGCCAGGCTACCTCGAAAACCGCGATGCCATCCTGTCGCGCGGTGTCGACCAGATCGCGGTGGTGGCGGTCAACGACCCGTTCGTGATGGGTGCCTGGGCCCGCTTCACCGGCGGCGAAGGCAAGATCCTGTTCCTCGCGGATGGCAGCGGCGATTTCGCCAAGGCTGCCGGCCTTGATATCGACCTCAGCGCCAACGGGCTCGGCCTGCGTTCCAAGCGCTTTTCGATGATCGTCGACAACGGCACGGTGACAGCACTCAACATCGAGGGCAATCCCGGCCAGGCTGTCGATTCCAGCGCCGCGAAACTGCTCGAGCAACTCTAG
- a CDS encoding TetR/AcrR family transcriptional regulator, with the protein MARKTNARERLIGAAQDILAEEGLAAFTSNAVVERAGVTPPTFYHYFVNKQALLRELGERMMLAQHDVIRRDTGLVIRGPEDFRKACERTVHEAFASTRAFRGGYALLVSLRALPDLRDVRLRAHADIARLISTYLHEQGLSKGPDDLIVPARVALEYLYAAIEMLFETDFANQEEVLRLTVETHVRLYELF; encoded by the coding sequence ATGGCCAGAAAAACAAATGCCAGGGAACGCCTGATCGGCGCAGCACAGGATATTCTGGCTGAGGAAGGGCTGGCGGCGTTCACCTCGAATGCCGTGGTCGAACGCGCCGGGGTGACGCCACCGACCTTCTACCATTATTTCGTGAACAAGCAGGCGCTGCTTCGCGAACTGGGCGAACGGATGATGCTGGCGCAGCATGATGTCATCCGGCGCGACACCGGGCTGGTGATCCGTGGGCCAGAAGATTTCCGCAAGGCCTGTGAACGAACCGTGCATGAAGCCTTCGCGAGCACACGAGCCTTCCGTGGCGGCTATGCCTTGCTGGTATCGCTGCGCGCCTTGCCCGATCTGCGTGACGTCAGGCTGCGCGCGCATGCCGACATAGCGCGGCTGATCTCCACCTATCTTCACGAGCAGGGATTGAGCAAAGGGCCGGACGACCTCATCGTGCCGGCCCGGGTGGCGCTCGAATATCTCTACGCCGCGATCGAGATGCTGTTCGAGACGGACTTCGCAAACCAGGAAGAGGTGCTGCGCCTGACGGTGGAGACTCATGTCCGGCTTTATGAGCTGTTCTGA
- a CDS encoding MFS transporter — translation MDWARGPFYYLIVIYVYSTYFAQSVVGDPVRGQALFSTTQMIAGFAMAMIAPFLGSYMDRGGRKKPVLAALMLALALSCVGLSFIHPETPYAIPLVMTLLALAGCCFSVSELFQNALLGVAGTKSEVSLISGLGLALSSAASVLLLLGVLYFTRYPPAGLAEVDVARLSGIVCAIWIAVFVWPFLCFMPDRPGAAGRWRGVSPFPRDIRLIATVRALFAEWPQIMRFLIARMVFMDGLIALFAITAVYTSGTLGWTRAENAAMGIIVTIAAVGGGLAAGWLDRQLGPRNAIMTELLAITVLFLFQISISRDAILFGLVPIAAQASERSMFAETTDVIFLISAIPMGAMIVAAYASCRSLLVMLSPPDRLGQFFGIYAMTSTITVWLGPALVALMTALSGSQRIGFGSLIVLFVVGCALMLRVGVTTPVADQNSS, via the coding sequence GGTGCGCGGCCAGGCATTGTTCAGCACCACGCAGATGATCGCCGGCTTTGCAATGGCGATGATCGCGCCTTTCCTCGGCAGTTACATGGATCGCGGGGGCAGAAAGAAGCCGGTGCTGGCCGCGCTGATGCTGGCGTTGGCGCTGTCATGCGTGGGGCTGAGTTTCATTCACCCGGAAACGCCATACGCAATTCCACTGGTCATGACGCTGCTGGCGCTGGCCGGTTGCTGCTTTTCGGTATCCGAGCTCTTCCAGAATGCGCTGCTTGGTGTCGCCGGGACGAAAAGTGAAGTGTCGCTCATTTCGGGACTCGGGCTGGCATTGAGCAGCGCTGCGTCGGTGCTGTTGTTGCTTGGGGTACTCTACTTCACGCGTTATCCGCCCGCCGGGCTGGCGGAAGTCGACGTCGCGCGCCTGTCGGGCATCGTCTGTGCGATCTGGATCGCTGTCTTCGTCTGGCCGTTCCTTTGCTTCATGCCGGACCGCCCTGGGGCGGCGGGACGCTGGCGCGGGGTCAGCCCTTTTCCCCGCGATATCCGCCTCATCGCCACCGTTCGCGCGCTGTTTGCCGAATGGCCGCAGATCATGCGGTTCCTGATCGCGCGCATGGTCTTCATGGACGGGCTGATCGCGCTGTTCGCGATTACGGCCGTCTACACGTCGGGAACATTGGGATGGACGCGTGCGGAAAACGCTGCGATGGGCATCATCGTGACGATTGCGGCGGTGGGCGGCGGATTGGCAGCCGGCTGGCTCGATCGGCAATTGGGGCCTCGCAATGCGATCATGACCGAATTGCTGGCGATCACCGTGCTGTTCCTGTTCCAGATTTCGATCAGCCGCGATGCGATCCTGTTCGGGCTGGTGCCAATCGCCGCGCAGGCCTCGGAGAGATCGATGTTCGCTGAGACCACCGACGTCATCTTCCTCATCAGCGCCATTCCGATGGGCGCTATGATCGTGGCTGCCTATGCGTCCTGCCGGTCGCTGCTGGTGATGCTGAGCCCGCCGGACCGGCTTGGCCAGTTCTTCGGCATCTATGCGATGACGAGCACAATCACCGTCTGGCTGGGGCCGGCGCTGGTCGCGCTGATGACCGCGCTGAGCGGCAGCCAGCGGATCGGGTTCGGCAGCCTTATTGTGCTGTTCGTGGTCGGCTGCGCCCTGATGCTGCGTGTCGGCGTGACGACGCCGGTGGCAGATCAGAACAGCTCATAA